The sequence tgacccatgaactataatttcttctaattaaagctcaaattgacttaaaaatatttgtttttgcaatcaaaccctccataaatttaattaaaccttcaataaaatttatttgagtccttaaatatctaattttgaacttttatttctcaaattaaattttctttgtcaatagggccttcattagtaaaaaaaaatataccatcaaattttaatctttatatttttgaacttccttaaccaattttttgctattttttgggCGCTCTAGCATCCTCTTTtcattgctattatttttttattttctattgaatatattttttgttttttttttgtttttttttatgagaatccaaaaataagtaacaataaggGTACGACCCTTTATTTATAGAGGTTTGTGGGGGCTCTCATGTTCTTTTTTCAATACCGCatggtattattttattagttgatatttatttataggatcTTGTATTTATGATAAGACATTTTAAATATCTCATATCACGTGTGTCAACCTTTCATTAGCCCAGAAACATATtaaatctcatttatttttcatgttatttattttttattttattttattatttcatgtgaaactaaaataaaaatgacacatgaaaaattcagatttgtagaattttttgtttctatagATGTAATTGCTTCCCATTGCGGTGGATATGGGAGGGAAGGACACTACTTATTGTTATGATGAGTCAGTCATGGATCTGCCATAACTGGGCTACATAGATAGTTTTGTAGAGATATTTATAAATCAGTGAGATAAGACTAAActcataaaaagatataaattgcGCAAACCGAtcaacttgataaaaaaaaattataacttttaatGTGACCATTAACTCATACTTAAATTTGGCTAGAAGATTTGAAAAGCCCAACTTTACAGGAGGGTTGGCTGAATAAAATTTGTCAACACTTGGAAGGCCTTCAAATTAGACCCTAAAAGTGCTATCCATGccaattttgttatttctttttatttttatatttcctagtttattagttattttattttattttattatttctaattatgACGACTCTTAATTTCTTATCTtgtttgggttgattttttttatttatttgagttgTAAAGAGACAGACAAATCGAAAAGAATTTTATGTGGTGACCTTTTTTGGCagaattttatattattgtgcTGGTGATCTTTCTTATATTGTTTCCATCAATGTCATTTATCCACTCCTCTGGAAGTTTCGGTTGCAGGAAAAGTTCATCAATGTGTGATCTGATCCCTTTTTCCTATTCACTGCGATCAAGAACCGATTCTCAAAGTTCAATAAGATAGCGTTACCAAAACGGTTTAGGAGAAATGGTCAAGATGAACAGAACTACACAGAAAAATATTAGACAGTAACGAAAATATATCAGAATAGAAAGAAAGCTTCGTGAATGCTGTCTCATCCGGTTGTAATAGTAGGAAAACTTTAGAATATTtagaattgtaattttaaaaaatcctcgTTTTCCATCTTTCACTGTACATTGCATCAAACTATCTTTGTTTGTTtacattttaacaaaaatatgaaatcaTACAGAGGGGATACAGAATTGGTCAAGATTGGGCCCTTTTAGGATAagcaatcaagaaaataaactttCTACATGCTTCAACTTGAGAAAGTGGCGTTTGGTTTCAATTCTTATTcatgcttcttcttcctctagGAGGAGAAGAAGGTTGAGCTTTAATGgtccaaattaaaattttcaatatttgaatCGATAATCCAAACAAGTCTAGGTGTTGAAACCTGAAAGGTTCAGAACTCAGAAGTTATGGTTCTGATGAAGATATTGATAAGAGGGCAGAGATTTTATTTGCTAATTTTGGATGGCAACGGTTGATGGAAAGGCAGGTTTCTTTGcagttaaatatattattaatatgattttaagaaaatattcttTAGGCTAGTATCATTTTTTCCCCCCAaagaaatttttgtttcaattctATCCCCAAACAATTTTGGTTTCTCTATTACAACTCCTTAATTGAAAATCTTAAGTTCCCTACAAATGATTTGCTCATTGCAAAAACAAAGTACAATTTGGATGGATATATGACCAAATCTGAATGGATTGGCTTGACTGGGTATTTCTGAAACTTTGAGGACAGAATTGATACAACAATTTGTGGGGGCCAGAATTCTGTTCTTATAAAGTCATTAGTTGTCGTATGATGAATTCAATACAGAAATATTTGTAAATATCGTCAGGGAAAATCCAGTTCAAATGTAATTAGTTGTCAGGAATTATCAGCAGCAAGACATATGTACCAGTCTATAACAAcgttttcatacaaaaaattcACAGATTAAGTACATGTTCTTGGCTATGTAtcatgaaaaggaaaagagaaaacaaacagGAGTCATGTATTCTAGAACATTAACAGCAATGTTTTTCTAAAGACAACAATATCCACACTTCAGCAACCTTGAAATTAAATAAGCTTCAGCTACTCCAATTCAATGGAGAATTGTCTGGATGTTGTCATCAGTTAGGTTTATTTAGAACCAGATTCATAGTCTATGACTGTCTCAAAAGCCCCAACCAGTGCCTTCACCTTGTTCTTTCTCTCCTCAAGTAGCTTATTCTTAGTCTCTTCGATCACATCATTGTATGCAGCATGAGATTCCTTCTTGTTTCCTTGTACAACTTGCTTCTTTTGCGAATCAGCTGCATCtggtgttttttcttcttcatgatgAGCACTTTTCACTACTTGATCTTGTCCCTCATGGGGCTTAAGTTCCTCACTTCCTTCATTACCTTGGTTCGTGTCTTCATGCTTCTTTTCCTCACCCACAAGTTCTTCATCAGAAACTGCATTGTCGTTCACAATGTTCTCTTCCACTCTTTCTTTATCAACAGCCTCAACTCTAGCCTCATCTGCGATACCCTCTTCAGGGTTAGCATTAGCGTTGATGCTTTCTTCTAATTTGCCATTATTCTCCTCTCCTTCAAGTTGGTCTTCGTTTTCTTGATGCAACTCAGTTTCTGTTTCTTCAACCGGTTTTGCTAATGCGGAGACTTTAATTTCTCCTCCAGCGACTGTGGGAATGTTAGAACCCTTGATGAGCTTCTCATCTTCACCATTGTTAACTTCAGTTTCTTCAGCATCAATATGCACTTCCTCATTTTCAGCCTCTGGTGAATCAGAAGGAACTTGTTCCTCGCTCACATCATTCAGTATCTCTTCAGTTTCATGAGCCAAGAAAGACTCTTCATTGCTTTCTAGCATGGTTTCAAGATCCAAATTGAGAGTTCCATCCTGACCAACTGGCCCCTTCGGCAAAACAGGAGCATTGGTCACTTTCTTGTTAGAGAGACTAATACTCCTCCCTATTGTCCTTGTAGTCAGTGGCTGATGAGATTTTCCTGGCTTGGGTGTTGGGGCATTCCTGTCCACAACAGGTTTTGGTGAAGTAacattttttgatgaaaaagatgaagatcGGGCAGTGCCTATTATTCTGTCCCGACCCAGTCTCTCTTTAGGATCTGATGAGGGGTCTAGTTTTTGTACATGGTGATGAAGAGATGGAGGCCTATCAAAGGATCTTCTTCTAAGAAGAGCAGGCTTTTGCGTGGTGTCTTCATGGCCAGTTTTCTTAACTTGTTTTAAGGGCTCAGGTCTTGAGCTAAACGTAGGCTTGAGGTAGTTTGGGATAGGTTTTCCTGATGGGGTGCTGGAATTATCCTTGTTCGTGGAGCCTGATGAAGGGCTGGCTGGTCTTGAAACTCCTTGCTTGCGAGTACTCGTGTGAGGGTGTGAAGAGGGTGTggccttcttctccttcttcaacGTGCTATTGGTTGCACTTGTTGccatatattttcaagtttttgtgCTCAAAAACTTCTAAAAGATCCTGCATTATCACAAGAACCCACAATCTGTAATGAATTGCTGATTTCTATTGTCAGAATAGATTAATACTCCTTGTCTTGTTTCTACATTTGGGTTTGCGAAGTTTTTTTCTATCTATGATTTTATGTCCAATAAACAAGCAAAATTTCTATAATATTTGTCCAATCATATGCTCAAAAAATCAGAATGTTTAATGGAACCGAAATGATGCAATTTGCAAACCTTCATTTATATATTAGCATAAACTAGTATCTTAAAACTCTTTTATTGCGCCATTCTCTTTGCCATTGCTCATGTCGTTGACCAAGGTTTAATTTATGTTCTATAGGCAAAGACCGGTTACATTCAAACAAAGGGAAATGATTCGTATTCACAATGAATCTTATTTCTCAGGAAATTAAAGATTAGCAAGCTTGCAAAATTCATCGTTTATGGACAAGAAGAGAGGAATTGGTGACATGATTTTTGTCATCTAGGGCAAGGTTTCATTCATGTCTAGGGCAAGTGGGTACAttcaaatgaaaggaaaaaaaaaatctgaagctAAAATGATTCTTAATTATTCTTCAAGATTTCTTATTATATATGGAACAAAGGAGAGGAATTGgtgacatgaatttatttatttttagcaaacacTTTGTTTAAGACCATATAGAAAATCGATCATGCTAGCTAGAAACGAAAAGaagattttctttgtttggtttctTGGAAGACAAACAAACtacaaactaataaaaaaaacaatagaaatacAATATAGATTGACATTACAAGCAAAAAGAGAGCGAGAGATGGCTTGAAATACATGTTTCGTACCTTGATCAAGGCAAGGAAATGGGGCTAGGAAGAGTAATGTTGTTGAGTTGCTATGCCAtgagaaagcaaaagaaatgaGTATATGAAGAAAGGAGAGGAAATATGGTTATTGGGATTTGATAAAGGAGAGTGAATTGCGCAAAACAAGAGGAGAAACGGTGGTGGCTTTGGTTGTGGAGATAATGGGAGGCCATGAAATCAAATAATGATAGATCATCGATATCAAGCAACCTCCACATGTGGAGGAGGGAATGTTGACCTTTTCAATGCTTTGCAACTTAATTCTCTTTCTTGGTACTCACGTACACATAACAAcgttttttgttgtaattaattGAGCCTTTAATTAAAGGAAGAATTATCAAGTGTAGGTAGTTTCATTATAAGGTATGGTAgttatcaaaacaattatatataattaagttgtATGATAGAAGACATCATCTAAGATTAGATTACGTCTAGAGGATTACAAATTGTGGCCATGTCACATTAATGGTAACCACATCACGTCTTAAACTCTCTTTGCTGGCTCACATGGTcaactatataaataatattttttagttattttttatattaatatattaaaattatttaattaacaacatctaaaaaatattaattttatattttttttcaattaaaaaacaattttaaaaatactttaaaatgcaGAAGTAATATATTTAATGGGTTTGATTAAATAGTTATATATCTTTGATAAGAATGCAAGGTtactagaaaaattataaataaattagtttaaatattgattttttttttatctaaatatgaTGGGaaagaaacttaattctcaagattttatttaagaattgataaatgtacttcaaatatataaaaagataaacataGAGAACACCCCGATACAACCGATCTAATTCATCTgacaattaatttattgattaaatagGAACAAGAAGGAGACTTgggttgattaatttttaaaaaaatcatttacaaaTCAAAGAGATCAAATCACTCATGCTTTCTCTATCAAGAACTCATTGTCCTTTCTTTTGGTTAAGGGATTttcaatagaaaagaaaaggaaaaggttaagattcttagattttttttttcttcaattgaaaAGGATTCTCATTGAAGTTAGCAAGGTGGTCTCCGAACAAATGATGAATTTTCATAAACTAGTTCCATAACAAGGTGGTCTGTGATGGCTGCTTAGCCCACAAACAGGTCTCTAATGATATTTGATAAAGACTCCGGTGAATAACAGCACAAATCTTGTTATTGTGGAAGAGAGTGATCTCACTCAGATTGGAGCCTGGCCATGGATGTCCACACATATGCAAAATGGAGCTTCACTTTTCTTCTCCATCTCCCTCGTTTCCTTCTCAGGTTGATGGAGAAATCCACCTACTCATACAATTGGCTGTATGTGCTTTTTTCAGACTTAATTTGTAGGctttgagggaaaaaaaatatgaaactaaggatggtcaaatgtttttttcccttaaaacacAACCAAGAAGGAAAAACAACTGCTTGTTTGTCTAGTTGCGTTTGGCAACTCCTGGTTCTGGGTCATCGATGTCCGTGAGATATGATCGAAATCTTTCCATGGTATCAATTTTGCCTGGAAATAATTTGAATCTGTTCTCAATTGGATCcctttatatctttttttttttataaaagaaaatcaactacAATTAATCGAGATGAATTCACGATCAAACGACTCATATGGATGGAAATTCTTAAACTATTAAAACTTGAGGGACCAAAGTTGATAAGAAAATATCTAAATTGAGGAAGAGCTTAGGCAAGAGGGTACTTTTCAGGTTAGtcccttttttttcaatagagGGCAAACATCCTTCCTATAGCTGTGATAGCCAATAAGCAATTGACAATTGGACTATAGAAAACTCCCTCTtcttggtaattaatttattgcTTCAAATTTGTCAgcttgtcctttttttttttatccctctttttctttgttttctaacTACCGAAAGGACCATAACAAAGAGATACAGCAATTTAAGACAtgttttgaaacaaaaacaaaagggtttGGTTTTGTTGAACAGGTCACCCTCCTCCTTTTCCACTTCGGAACACCAAACTTAAACTTAGTTTGTGTTTTCGTTGCTGTTTTGGtttttgcaatttaaaaaaaaaaataaataaaatttagattttttttttattattaagtggGTGTCCAGATCAGTTTGTATGCATCTCAACTAATAAGTTTTAGTAACCTTAAATTTTATGAGATTTAAAtagatgattttttaagaatatatttaaaattttactaattaaaatatattttttaaagttataatttaaatatttgtaaatttatGGTTAGAATCATACCGCACcgcataaataaatagataatattGGATTAGCCAGCCAAATACTGGTACTGGCGAAGCACCATGAAACCCCACTTTTGCAGTTGTTGTGGAGGAACTTGGGGCTTTAGGCAACTTCCTGGCGGCTTTTTGTCCACATCATCATCAAAAGTGACCTGTCATAGATGGTGGCTTAAGCCAATTTGTGCATTATCTTTTCTTAGACTAATTTATTAATGCAGGTcatgtctttcttttctctattaATAATTGGAGATGATTTGTAAATTGATGATGGGTGGTggagaattaatttattatgttttattaatttatttttatttttatttttttttatttttgcaaatcTTCTTATGCTTATCTTAATTTAACTAGCAAACAAGAAGATGGGGGAGGATAATTATGTCATGGGTCTTGGTTAGTGGCAAAATTGGCTCTTCCTTGAGTTACAAGTGGTAGTGTAATCCATGTGTTCATActgtttttttgttgacatcCTTTCTTTCCTGTTTggtatattttcaacattttataattataattataattattactaGCTAGCTTAATAATATCACaactaatattaatattgatttttctcCCCTTCTGTtcgagttagaagttgactggattagtcaaaattaatttaggttatttataataatattattttaatttttttaaaaaaacttaataatatgattatatGGAGTCACGTACGCTAGAtgaatttctaaataattttttttatgtccagTGTGGATAAGTACAGAATGGAACAAcgtttaataattatgttttgggttaaaactatattttatatataaaactaagatgaaaattttcaaaagatgaGAATCAAAGCCCCACGAGCACCTACTTTGTATATTGTGGGGTTTGGAACCTTTGCTCAACTATATGATAAAGTGATGGCCagaacaataatttttctttattctttttttaattattgggatgaccaaaatatatattagcataATAAGTGACTTTTATCAACATAATTAATTCAGTAATGCCTTTCAACAGCACCACCACCGGCCCATCAACAATGAGAGTTTTTGACCCTTTATTCCGAGAAACCACTATGATTTGTCGTCTcttaaaaagtataataattaatGCCGTCCTTTCCTATATAGAGTACACAAGAAGAtaaatgatcattaatttttgtggtatttttgttggattatgtaataaatttatattctatgtttttcttttaattaagctTGTGTTTTATTATATGTTCTTGTGATATTCAAACAAtacatttaaaagttttttttatttaccttttatttcttaaaaacaattaaagaaaggCTTATTATGTGATTTTActcacttgtttttattttttttagctggaaatattttttgattttttaaaaaaatattgaagatttattgggatacaattttttatttcttttttataattattataattcttaTAAAAGGTTTAAGGTGTCTCGTTATGTAAtcatcattaatttaaaaaaatatatatatatataaatatgatgAGTAACATTTTTCTACTTTTACAACTATAATTTCCTTTGAATATAATCATGACAagtaatataatgaaaaatatatacaaataaaaagtcttgacattcaaaaaatatatatataatgaagttTTAGccgaaaaaaactacaaaaaaaaaatccaattaaatagtagttttttttttagtaatatggGTGTACAAACCAACTGTGCatacctcgactaattccacatgtcctgaagttaatgaccatataagtttttagtggTTATCATATTAGTAATCAcaggaaaaacaaatcttttaatctcaagtttttattattggacAATCTATATTAAATGGTTGAAATAGtaggtttttaatatataaagatattatGTATGTAACATCattaaatataaacttttttagaAAGATATGTTATAAAAATGACCGTATTGATCTCTAAAGGATTACACTAGTCATGATCCTAAAAACTAGTCTGCCCTGTACAAATTCAAAGAAAAGCTTTTTGTTTATCCGATtggaagcaaaataaaatttgaaaacatgataggcaaatacaaatgaaaaatcTTACAATCTAAAGCTATAAAATTGCACAATTTAAAagcttatttagttttttaaagtttttaacttgagtttgattaaaaaaaacttcggtcattaaattattgattaattcataaattactagattaattatttgttattaaaataatattattttatatttaaaaatatatttaatattaataattatataaaatttaatcaagtcaattaaattatcagtaaatcaaatttaattgaattaatatatattttttattgaaaataatatttattctaaatcatacttttttaaattaacccgTAAATgtaattatttcatttaatatctATGATTATAggttataaaaaacaaagaaggcaaatagttttttttttactatatctattccaataaaaaaaaatcatttgaagaaCTAATTATATTATAGTGGAAAAgctagtgttttattatttcttaataagtttaatatatatatttttttacatggttatatttaattggtttattttttttagtggcctcactttgttaattttgacttttttgAGAGATATATAGAAATAGcatttgtggaagaaaaaatacattgtaacattttgtttaattcttttttttaaatgtgcaaaataaatataaaaaagctaaaataatattttttagtatttggcttttcattttaatgcTCTCAAGAGACACTTTTCCAAATCTAAGGGTTTGGAAGTTTGAGCAGCTCACcacataaaataattgaatacttTACTGTACGTGTAAAAGGAAATCGAGCCATAAAAATATCTGTTATTAAATACTTTACTGTACATGTAAAGGTTATTGAATactttctgttttttaattaaaaaaattcgagaatgataatatttgttttcataatCCAAGAAAtaggataattttattttttttaataaatgattttgtaaaaataagAGGCTAGCCGGCTCAAGGAGAGGTGGCGTGGGGCCTCCTTTTCCCGTCCAGGAAAAAAGAGCATAAATAAAGTAAGTGATGTAAAGGCAATAGCCGTAGATCTTTGACTTCCACACGTACTTAATCCAACGGCCAAAAAAACCTCACTCGCTTAGCTCacgtttttctttcatttacttaCTGGGACGGCACTAACTCCTCTATAGCCCATCGTATCGGtcaatcaattaataaataataaataaacacatcAAGGGCAAGAACATTCACAACGGGTACAATAATCAACACAACACATGGATTACATACTATCATATAAAATACTCATCACGTCAAGAAAATATTACATGGTCAAGAAAGATCTATGTTCATCTTAGGtcaaattttcatataaaataatgagaaatatatcaagaatacactttcaaataaaattttgaaagtataaaaaattcatttcaaaagtttttataaataaatttatttaattttttaatcaaatatattattattttttaatatttctttgatGCTCGAGAGCAATTAATATCAtctattaaatattttctagatacattaaaaaacaagatgggattgaaaaaataataatttaaatagaaatattcttattaattaaatgattatattatatcttatttttatattaatatctttatttaaaatgaatataaataaataactaatatatatcACTAGCATCATAAGAGTTTTCACTAAAAGCCTAACTAAACATaactttaataatttgttttatcatgtaaattgatatttaatcaatatttatatttcatagAGAAAAAATTGAATCTAAATACTTGaaattaacatgatttttaaaatgggTTTAATTTAACcattatcaatattattatcttatcactaatttatcttttaattaggatagaaataaatcttaatttaaatttaatttattagctCTTCATATcacttatttatcttttaattaggATAGAAACAAATCTTAATCTTGCcgttaaaaacaaaaggaaagtaaCAAATTAAAggtaaattgtaagaaaaaaaaaaatagattaattaatctTTGGATCTTCGATCCTGCCTgccttccttcttcttcttcttcatttataaaaacaatacaaacacAAGTTTTTTCCCACTTCTCTCTCTACTAACTTTCTCTCTCTGAAAAACgcctccttttctctctttaagCCTCTCCCTCTTTATCGAACAAACacagaaggaaaagaagaagaaaaggtagaCCAGAGCACACGggttttcatctttttcttggtttttattcaaaattgaacaagaagagtTGGCTTTGCTctagttttttgtgttttgctatgtggtttgtgggtttttttttttgattggttatatttttgtttttttttttttctgaattttctGTCTTTGTAAGTGTGAAGGCTGGTTgaatttctttggttttttttttttttttttttcatttgatggaATCCTGGAATCACGGAGAAAAGCTCAggttatttttggaaaataaggGACAGATTGAGTGGAGAAAAATTCAGATAAAAAAGAGAGCTTTGGTTTCTAAAAACACTGAAGAGACCCCCTTTTTTTGGAACTGAATTGTGGAAGTCTTGCCATCTGGTTGTTCTCTTTATCTTTCTTTGCATGtttggtttttcttgttttcctgTCTTCGAGTGATCAGGATTGATATAGTTGTCAAATGGAAACTAAGGCTCTTGTCTTTTCactatgtgatttttttttgtttgtttttgtaggtTTATGTGATTGGTTCTTGGTAGGTTCTTAATTTAAGGAACATGGTTTCTTTTATTACCTTAtgtctgttttgttttttcaggtgTTTAAGTTTCTTGTAATTgggttttgaattctttttcttttttgctataTTTATTTACTGTATTTATGAGCAGAAGAGGGAAAGGAtgtatatttgaaaataaataaattatttaccaGTGAGGCAAAGGAGTGGAGTAATTTGATGGTTGGAATTAGAATGTTGTTTGAAGATATTACGATCTGTTTATCTGCTGTTGCTTAAACTTGAGGTTAGAATGTTAGATCAAACTCTAAACATACTCTGTTCCTGTGGCAATACTGAACGTGTGgatcttaattttgtttttatgggaTTTGTGCGTGATGGTAATCAATTTCTGTGACACACATGCTACCTATTAATGCATTGTTGAATGGTTATTTAGGGTTCTTCAAAGACAAACCTATGAGCAttctcaataataatttttgagCAAATTTGCAGATAGTTGCGACTGGAATTAACACCTCTTTTGGAGCCATTGTAATCTGAAGAAATCTTGATTGGCAATTACTCTGAATTCTTCGTTTGGCACTTGGCTGTAGTTGTATGGTTTGGTAAATGGCAATAAAAATGGAGATTCTTGGATTGCACTTTGCATTGTCTTATAATGAATGGATGGACCAGGGATTTATTATGTAATAGTTTTTTAGATGCATCGTATGTGTCTCCAATAATGTTCATAGTTACTTTGACATAAACACCTTATATGGTTTTGTAATCTAATGCATGATTGATCTTATtgtaagtgtttattttttccatcaatGATGATTGAGAATGTAATTTATTCTTGAGTTAGATTTTGGCAGCaggtttcctttttctttaagttGCCTATTGAATCATTCATAGTTCCTAGTTATGCCTTGCATTTTCTAATAGTGTATAGCGTGGATAATGTAGTGGtacattcttcttttttataagaTGTTTGCCATGCGGCTAGCTTTTTCCATTTCATATGATGCAGCTTTTTAAGAGGTTTAATGGTCTTAACAATagatttaatttgttgttgttgcagaTTT is a genomic window of Populus alba chromosome 18, ASM523922v2, whole genome shotgun sequence containing:
- the LOC118059402 gene encoding uncharacterized protein, with protein sequence MATSATNSTLKKEKKATPSSHPHTSTRKQGVSRPASPSSGSTNKDNSSTPSGKPIPNYLKPTFSSRPEPLKQVKKTGHEDTTQKPALLRRRSFDRPPSLHHHVQKLDPSSDPKERLGRDRIIGTARSSSFSSKNVTSPKPVVDRNAPTPKPGKSHQPLTTRTIGRSISLSNKKVTNAPVLPKGPVGQDGTLNLDLETMLESNEESFLAHETEEILNDVSEEQVPSDSPEAENEEVHIDAEETEVNNGEDEKLIKGSNIPTVAGGEIKVSALAKPVEETETELHQENEDQLEGEENNGKLEESINANANPEEGIADEARVEAVDKERVEENIVNDNAVSDEELVGEEKKHEDTNQGNEGSEELKPHEGQDQVVKSAHHEEEKTPDAADSQKKQVVQGNKKESHAAYNDVIEETKNKLLEERKNKVKALVGAFETVIDYESGSK